AATGCATATACAATTTATCAATCTGccacaatattattatctaatttGTTGTGACACTGCTAACATACAGCTGACATTtcgttttgtattttaaattacaatatacacTCTAGAGAATATAATACGGTATATTTAAGGAATATATAacttaaagtaatttttattttaataataaaatacatgtataaaataatagagatagatataaaaaaaatacgtatatacaatattttacaaattaatatcgcCGCGTTTTTCTAACGAAAGAAATGGTTTATGACGTATGTACatactttaaaaaatgtagttGGTTGTCTGGAAAATTCGTGCCATATTTCacatttcaatttgttttccaaacaattcaatattatcatttagaaaaatttgaattcaataataatatggaAACAGATATACGATCATCTCCTTAGAAACAGATATATAGACTGTTATAAAGAATGCAGATGTAACTATATACACTATTTCTGAATCATTACGTCAAaatcttctattattaatgataatagaTAACTACCTCAATTAGCTTAGGAGATTAAGTGTGCTAAAATTATGCTACTACGTACGtactaaattttttgataagaAGAAATGTATACTCTTAATACGATCtaaacattacaaaataataaaaataatcttattataaatgtagaaaaatgttaaattatgtatgtatacattCTCTTCTATGAAAGAATGACCTCAATCTGCGCATCTAATGATAAAATGgagagaaaaatagaaatcgaataagagaaaagaaaatcgaGATCTTTCTTTCATAAAATAGAATACAGATAAAATTTTGGTAATTATTGACGTTCATTTACACTTTATTGTTTATAACGAGGTACGTTATAAAGATGTATGACAGAAATGCACCAGACTGTCTTAAACAGCAACGATATTTATAACAGATCTTTTATAATAGATCTTtcgaaatcttaaaataattcattattaaataaagtctaacttaatatcaataattaccacaatttttaagaaattgacaaaaatcctttaattttatcaaatttttaaaaaaattaatcggaACTTTTACACCACGTCTTTgtcagttaaaaataaataatcgcatTCAATATCAATTCCGATTGCACATACTCCAATGATAGAAATGTTTTACCGTGAGATGAATATTATGTACACGTAATCTAAACATATCTAAATGTGGAGATAGAtgctcatttttatattttaaatatatctcagACAACAAACACGaatctacaaaatatttacccAAAGCAATTGAATaagtttagttttttttttttttttttttttttttttttttgaggtcttttagaattttaatttgttgcctGGAATGCATTTATcagagagaaaaacaaaattccgtccaaaaaaacaaaacgtcCACCCAAAAGTTTGTCAAAAAGAATAATGCCAAAAGCTTCTTAATAATATGTGAAGTTATACACGATTGTCTCAAACCACGTAACAAACATCTTTATagtattaattgattatgtCACTTACCAAAACGTTTAACCACATACAAATACACATACTCATTACCATTACCATAATGCTCATTATCATTTCGTGTCtaatatcacattatattGGAAACttactatttaaataatctataaacaAGAATCTCACTTTGGTAAAATCTCACtaagtttttaataagttCGCGACTGGCAGATTTCGACTTTTTGcaagaaaacttttatttgctcaaagtataaaaattatgttgaaaaattatttacaatattatattcactttcaatattaattattacttacaaCTAAActaagaattaaaaaactaaaactaaaaatgttttgttaaattttaattaaatgagaTCTGATATCTAATTTACACCTTATTGTTTGTCTAAAAcacaattgaaattaatgggcaaataagacattttttttttttttacgaaattacACCTCTCAAAATAGATTCAAAAGATAGACATCTTGCGTCGCGAACGTATTAAATTGCGtgttcaataaaaaatctaaagaaaTCTAGAAATGATTTACAACTTTACAATAACAATAGGAGTATATGCAATACAGTTCACAGTATATTTCGTTTGTAAAttagaaacattaataatatggcaaaattttcttaaactttTTCTTAAGTTTCTACATGGAAATATGTTTACTATTTACAAGATTATGGAACTATTTGGTTCCGATCAGAACGATTTCACTCTTTGTGATCCTGTTATATGGACAtccatataataaaaatgaaaagaatattcaaataatagctaaaaaaaGGTTTATCTGATAAGCACGCAAAaagttaagtaaattatttattattgtttgattggacaaaattgaagattaattCCGAAAGCCAAAAAAGATCTATAATATCTCTAAAAGACTGAAATCGTGATCGAAAACATGTTTTCTCCGAAATCGTATTCCATAAAAATTCGCAGTGATAAACTTCTTTTATTGGGCATTATGAATTTAAGTAGTCGATTCGATAACTATAGAAACGCTGGAACATTTTCTCAATTCTTTTATGTATGGTGTAAGCAAAACTCTattgattgatttattatatataaaagcgtCTTTGATGCATTCACGTGGCACTATTTCGCGACGCTTTATTATTAGGGCTCGACTGAGTGCTATTGTTGGAATCATCATCTTTAGCTGGTAAGATACcttcatataaaataccaTCAATGCGCATACTAACTTCCAGTTGTTTTTTTCCATCTTCtgtaagaaaagaaagaggaaaaagatTACTTATAAGAACACTTAGAgagtttgttatttaatttttttgaaatattgatgATTTCCTAAATTGTGATCAATTTactgtttttgaaaaaaaagaacttccattttattgtaatatctGCGACGATAAATTTGATGCATCAATTATACAccaaattttatagtaaatatatcaaaagGTGGGTAAACATATCGTAAAATCAAATTCAACTTACCTGCAACGCTGATCACTTGTGTAATGCGCATGCTGCTGTTTTTCTCAGCAGGACTCTGAGATGTATCATCAGAATAGTGTCCTCTTTTAAAAGAACAAGGTGAAAACTCTTCATGGTCTCTCTTTACACCACGGCTTGCCAATGGCGGAGTTCCGGATCCGACAGTCGGAGAACCTACCATATCGGGTCTAAatccgaaaatatttttgatgagATTCAAATAATCTCTATCTATTAAGTGTGAAAGACCTAGTTTCTACTCACCCGCGTTGTGATGCATTTGCAAGATCTAAAGCTTCTCTCTGTGGCTCTGGGCTATTTGATGGCACTAATGGCGACTGAGCTGCCGGTGGAGACAATGATGGATTCATATCTGcgtaatatctattttttggATGGtacaataaatttgtaaatctaGTGATTTCGAGTGAGCTCATTGGTCCATCCGGTGTTGTTGGCGACGGTGTCGATGTGTTATTTTGCTGATGGACCATCGAATTATTGACGACATTTCTGCTCACTTCTCTATTCAGCACCTTTAGTATATAATCTGGAACTATTTAGAATTGCAGAATGTTAattcaataacaataatgGAGTTTTGAAGcagttttttttctgaatatttttcaaaacattatctTACAACAGATTGTGAATAATtatcgagaaaatatttaaaaagaatttgaaaaaatatttttacatgtggGATagataaatgcaatataatcctaataattattttttatagttttatcttttagagGGACccttgataattattttgagataAGGAATAgataactgaaaaattttttatatcgattCCATAGAAGTTAAAACACTAtctaaaatgataataaaatctaataaaaaataaattagataaataaaacttgaaagTTTCACGTTAAGTTTTTAGGAACAGGTGATGTGGTTTATATTCAATCGATTAAACAGCACATCTTACTGTTTCACGAAAAATCTCTCTTCTACTTTTGACCAGCATCGAATTTTGGTGTTATTCTGAAATAGTctataaatatcttacaaaataACGACTAATATTGAATATCGCAGACATCTCTCTTAACTGACAGCATAATAGCATCTGCTAAATTAAAGCAGCGACGCTTCGCTTATTGGCATCGCTCCATCAGACATCTGTACGAGCTATAAAAACGATCAAGAACTTGTTTGTCGAAACCCATATTTCGTACTAAGCTCAAGATTCAATGGAACATTCCTTCAGATGAAGAAATTGTGAGTAATATCGGAAGGACGCAGTTTAAAAAGACCGGGATTGACAGAATGCTTCTGTTTTTTCCACTGAAGCGACTACCGTTCTGAGAACGAgtatgatttaatataatacgcCAAAATTTGAACAGAAAAGtataagaaacatatatataaatagactATATGATTCAGAAATCATgctcaaaaataataacattttcgcCTCGAACGGTTTACTCGCGTTGCCGAAACTCTCGGTTTTTCGCGGAGACTCGCTTGTCTGAATCTTCCTCTTCGTCTCGCGGCTCGCGACTCAGTCTCTTGAGGTTCCTCTTTTTAGATTTTCTAATTGTGACAATTTCCACGAACTCCCTGACTTTTCCTCTTTCACACCGCTTTTAATCATTCTCTCCCATTCATTCTAATCTCCTGCTCGTCTCTTACGTTCGCTCTCCTTCTCGCTCATACTCTCGCTCGCTTTCTCGCATTCATTCTCGTTCTCACTCACTCTCACATTTGCTTCTATCAGAATTATTCCGATACTTGTCAATGATCTTGTTAAAATGAGTTTCTGGTTCCCGAGAATGCGTTATTATATCAACACACGATCTGTATTTGATATCCATTGATTGATATCCATTTCGCGACATTCCGTTCTCTAGATATCGACACTACAGTTATTTGCACAACAACAAATACAATATCACGGAGTATTTGGAGTATTTGATCGTCGCCGAGCAATCGAACAAAAATACGATCGCGACGTTACCCAGATCGTTGTCGGGCGTAGCGGCGAGAAGGTGGAAAGAGAGACGGAAAGGGTAGGGAAATAGGAATGCTCGTTAGCGAGAGTCATCCGTTAACGCCTGTCTTCCGGAGGATCGTACAATCAATTACGCCTCCTTCGCTCTCTCGCATCATCATCTCCGAGGAGGCCCAAAGCACTACCTACCGATTTAAAATAAACCCGTGTGCTCTACCTTCTCCCATTCCCTTTCTCAACTTTTTCATTTCCTATCCTGGTATTCCTTCCCTCGGTATCTTTTCATCTTTTCATTTCTgctcttatttatattattttcttatttttccgTTTCTCACGTTGTAGattatgtttttttcatttacgTCTGTCGTACGCAATTGGTGATATTCTTTTACATTAATGCGGTAGGAAAAAATCGTATTGCAATTACACTAATTGAGACATTGGATTTTAAGGAGGCAATCTATTTGGAAATGCTTATGAAGAAGCGTTTttcttcttgaaatttttgagaataaatttatgagggatcgaaataaaaaaatgtattcaacGGTAGTTCAGCGTGATATTGCACGCTCTTTAAAATACTGATATAATTAGCTGTTTTCTAGCAAGATAGCGgcaataagatattttttgcagaaaatctACGAGATGGTGCTATATATGAATTTCGCTGATTTAACGCGatctttaaatgtttcaaaatgaCGAGCTAAATACTGCCCTCCttaatctttctatttttaatgagaaaaatttctatatgcAAAGTTATTtcatgaaaacaaaaaaaaggagaacTTACCATTAGCCAGATTTTGTGGTATAGGAGGAGGAATATGCGGAACGTGTGAATTTCCGTTTGCCATTAGTGGTCCATGATGCTGCGATCCACTCGCTGCCGCTACTGCCGCCATTTGCTGAAGAGTTATCGGCACCGGTGGCAACGCCGACAACGAATTCGATGTCAGTGAAGTGTTTATACTTCGTTGGACCATATTTTCAGCAGGATAATTACCATAATTATTGGTCCTGCGACTCTCGCGGCGATTCGTCTCGATTGCTTGCATAAGTTGATCCTGGGTCGACAGAGCTTCCATTTTGCTTTCGTAAGGATACAGATACTTCATGTACCTAtcggcaaaaaaatatacaatatttaacaaaaacatttaattagtGCAATACGATTATAAGTGTTATTCATTATAAGCATATTACGGGAGTGTCaagtacgcgcgcgcgcgcgcgcgcgcgcgcgtgtgtgtgtgtgtgtgtgtgtgtgtcataATATCAATTGTACGTTTGCGgtatcacaaattttttaaattcagatctaataaagtaaattatttaactcaaaataacaaaaaagtcATAATTATACATCGTTTTATTATGTTACTATTTGTCTGCGAATTAATTTGAACAACAACGTGCATTCAAAAATTGACATACAGACATTTTTTCGCTAGTGACTGGCCATTTTGCAGTCTCACCGTTTTACAAGGCGATTCTATTATGGACGAAATGACTTGTCCCGTTCATAAATCTTTAcaaatatgtgaaatatataagaatccACTTTGTACAATGGCTTGCAAAAGCGGGAATGCTTTCAGCAAAGGAGGAAAGAGATTTGTGCATATATTTCAGGATCGGCAGTCGATTTTCGTCCTTTTGAAATCGAGTTAAATCAATCATTTTCAGAAAATAGCTTTAGCCATTCTAAAATACAAtggaatttttgataaattataaaataaagtaatttgaACAATGGGCATTCAAAAATGGACACatagacattttttcgttagATACTAAGTGAACTCCAGGCTCAGGTCATCGTTTTACAAAGCGGCGAAACGTTGACCAAATGCGGAGGTGTCGACAACACATGCCGGCACCTCcgtgtaagaaatataaaaaaatccattttttacaatggtttgtaaaataatttttagctttACAAAGGAGAAATCAATAAAGGTAATTTGCAGAGAGATCGCATGCTGTGATATACTATGATCTGCTGTCGATGCTAGGGTTGTTGTCTATTAAAGCCCACTAAGGTTGGACCAAATAGACCATGCTAATCCTCGGATCGAATATAGTAAATTCCTGTCatgctaaaatattaatggtttgcagataaattatatatgtcgCTACCTAAAAAAGGACCTCAAGGTTGTCCTTAGAAAAGCGAACAAAATTGGGTGGATAATGTAGAAATACAAaggcaaaataataaattaaacaataaacgAAAAGAGAATCTCATTCTTTGGATCAGCAACACGGTTAGAAAATACATAGGTGAACGGTTTTTGGATCAAAGAATTCCTGTAGTTTCGCGCAGGTATCGCTGGAAAACTAATCCAAATCCTAAATCAacacggaaaaaaagaatttgctgCCACAGCAAATTTTAtgctgttaattattatatagtaAAGATATTTGTTACGgatgctaattttatttgttg
This window of the Linepithema humile isolate Giens D197 chromosome 1, Lhum_UNIL_v1.0, whole genome shotgun sequence genome carries:
- the LOC105680036 gene encoding protein dead ringer-like isoform X3, which translates into the protein MNPVAFHLPKFKLSENGDVELPGRNGLEALQNAMSSGHMPFNIFPPSMYMPPLSQQISQIVDHHSPVAPNIGSVSENQMVMPSSSKSQPNDSPGRHNGESSQGSSRNNGEPPQGNPRNNGEPPPELSRNVMPGNNQHQAGTNWSYEDQFKQVRQLYELDNNPRRKDFLDQLFSFMQQRGTPINRLPIMAKSVLDLFELYNLVVARGGLVEVINKKLWQEIIKGLRLPASITSAAFTLRTQYMKYLYPYESKMEALSTQDQLMQAIETNRRESRRTNNYGNYPAENMVQRSINTSLTSNSLSALPPVPITLQQMAAVAAASGSQHHGPLMANGNSHVPHIPPPIPQNLANVPDYILKVLNREVSRNVVNNSMVHQQNNTSTPSPTTPDGPMSSLEITRFTNLLYHPKNRYYADMNPSLSPPAAQSPLVPSNSPEPQREALDLANASQRGPDMVGSPTVGSGTPPLASRGVKRDHEEFSPCSFKRGHYSDDTSQSPAEKNSSMRITQVISVAEDGKKQLEVSMRIDGILYEGILPAKDDDSNNSTQSSPNNKASRNSAT